A window from Salvelinus fontinalis isolate EN_2023a chromosome 8, ASM2944872v1, whole genome shotgun sequence encodes these proteins:
- the LOC129860599 gene encoding E3 ubiquitin-protein ligase MARCHF9-like — MFKYRIRMFFNELKVLVFMRDDSRQPERPEAERPSSMRGLGMGGCGWPPFVDCSSRDDEEEYYGTDPRPRSLGFEEKDPKLQVGLDAVSLTSTASSLRCRICFQGPEQGELLSPCRCKGSVRCTHQPCLIRWISERGSWSCELCYFKYHVLAISTKNPLQWQAISLTVIEKVQIAAIILGSMFLIASISWLVWSSLSPSAKWQRQDLLFQICYGMYGFMDIVCIGLIIHEGSSVYRIFKRWQAVNQQWKVLNYIKANDLGDPLSSSKGGGRGSRSNPHGLGSGGSRRQSRRFRTILDHHCGYTILHILSQLRPHNPRIGSSANREVVMRVTTV; from the exons ATGTTCAAATATAGGATCCGCATGTTTTTCAACGAACTGAAAGTACTGGTTTTTATGCGAGACGATTCGAGACAGCCTGAACGACCCGAAGCAGAGAGACCGTCCAGCATGCGGGGTCTTGGGATGGGCGGCTGCGGCTGGCCTCCCTTTGTGGACTGCTCCTCCCGGGATGACGAGGAGGAGTATTACGGGACGGATCCTCGGCCTCGGAGCTTGGGCTTTGAGGAGAAGGACCCCAAACTGCAAGTGGGCCTGGATGCGGTGTCGCTCACCAGCACTGCAAGCAGCCTGCGCTGTCGTATCTGCTTTCAGGGTCCGGAGCAG gGAGAGCTGCTGAGCCCGTGTCGCTGTAAGGGTTCTGTGCGCTGCACCCACCAGCCCTGCCTCATCCGCTGGATCAGCGAGAGAGGCTCCTGGAGCTGTGAGCTTTGCTACTTCAAGTACCATGTCCTGGCCATCAGCACCAAGAACCCACTGCAG TGGCAGGCCATCTCCCTGACGGTGATCGAGAAGGTCCAGATCGCTGCCATCATCCTGGGCTCCATGTTCCTCATCGCCAGCATCTCCTGGCTCGTCTGGTCGTCCCTCAGCCCCTCGGCCAAGTGGCAGCGCCAGGACCTGCTTTTCCAGATCTGCTACGGCATGTACGGCTTCATGGACATCGTGTGCATTG GGCTTATAATCCATGAGGGCTCATCAGTATACCGAATATTCAAGCGATGGCAGGCTGTCAATCAACAATGGAAAGTATTGAACTATATAAAAGCCAATGACTTGGGGGACCCGTTGAGTAGCAGTAAGGGTGGGGGTCGGGGCTCACGGAGTAACCCCCATGGCTTGGGTAGTGGCGGCAGCAGGAGACAGAGTCGGAGGTTCAGGACTATTCTGGACCACCACTGTGGCTACACCATCCTTCATATTCTGAGCCAGCTACGGCCACACAACCCACGTATCGGCTCCTCGGCCAACCGGGAGGTGGTGATGAGGGTGACAACGGTATGA